From one Conyzicola nivalis genomic stretch:
- the nusA gene encoding transcription termination factor NusA: MDIDLSVLRLMEREREIPFEELVAIIEQAILTAYLKHTEENEQKPGEGAPTKARVHLDRKTGHVSVFVAEVDDDGTVIGEAEDSPSDFGRIAAFAAKQVINQRLRDIADEHILGEFRGREGDIVAGIIQQGPNPRMIHVDLGTIEAILPPEEQVPSETYAHGSRLRVYVTSVAKGAKGPQITVSRTHPALVRKLFALEVPEIASGLVEITSLAREAGHRTKMAVRATEAGINAKGSCIGELGQRVRAVSAELNDEKIDIVDYSEDLATFVGNALSPARVTSSFVIDQATKAVRALVPDYQLSLAIGKEGQNARLAAKLTGARIDIQPDSILEDK, encoded by the coding sequence GTGGACATCGATCTGAGCGTGCTGCGTCTCATGGAACGAGAGCGCGAGATTCCGTTCGAGGAACTCGTCGCGATTATCGAGCAGGCCATTCTCACGGCCTATCTCAAGCACACCGAAGAGAACGAGCAGAAGCCGGGTGAGGGTGCGCCTACGAAGGCGCGCGTCCACCTGGACCGCAAGACCGGACACGTGAGCGTGTTCGTTGCCGAGGTCGACGACGACGGAACCGTCATCGGCGAGGCGGAAGACAGCCCGAGCGACTTCGGCCGCATCGCCGCCTTCGCGGCGAAGCAGGTCATCAACCAGCGCCTGCGCGACATCGCCGACGAGCACATCCTCGGCGAATTCCGGGGCCGCGAGGGCGACATCGTCGCCGGCATCATCCAGCAGGGACCCAACCCGCGCATGATCCACGTCGACCTCGGCACGATCGAGGCGATCCTGCCGCCCGAAGAGCAGGTGCCGAGCGAAACGTACGCGCACGGTAGCCGGCTGCGCGTCTACGTGACGAGCGTCGCCAAGGGCGCCAAGGGTCCGCAGATCACCGTGAGCCGCACGCATCCGGCTCTCGTCCGCAAGCTCTTCGCACTCGAGGTCCCCGAGATCGCGAGCGGTCTCGTCGAGATCACCTCGCTCGCCCGCGAGGCGGGACACCGCACCAAGATGGCCGTCCGCGCCACCGAGGCGGGCATCAACGCCAAGGGCTCGTGCATCGGCGAGCTCGGACAGCGCGTCCGCGCCGTGTCGGCCGAGCTGAACGACGAGAAGATCGACATCGTCGACTACTCCGAAGACCTTGCGACCTTCGTGGGCAACGCCCTGTCGCCGGCGCGCGTCACGAGCTCGTTCGTGATCGACCAGGCGACCAAGGCCGTCCGTGCCCTGGTTCCCGACTACCAGCTGTCGCTCGCGATCGGCAAAGAGGGCCAGAACGCCCGCCTCGCCGCGAAGCTCACCGGCGCCCGCATCGACATCCAGCCGGATTCGATTCTCGAAGACAAGTAG
- a CDS encoding YlxR family protein — protein sequence MEPVRTCLGCRVRADRSSLLRVVARDGVVVADPSATLPGRGAWVHPTVQCVETSVKRKAFGRAFRSSVTVDTVRLLAIGGVSQRLHEEQAD from the coding sequence ATGGAACCCGTTAGAACTTGCCTCGGCTGCCGAGTGCGCGCCGACCGTTCCTCCTTGTTGAGGGTGGTTGCTCGTGACGGTGTCGTCGTCGCCGATCCGTCGGCAACGCTTCCCGGCCGAGGTGCGTGGGTACATCCCACGGTTCAGTGCGTAGAAACCTCAGTGAAACGCAAGGCCTTCGGTCGAGCGTTTCGTTCGAGTGTCACGGTCGATACCGTGCGGCTTCTCGCAATTGGCGGAGTCTCCCAGAGACTCCATGAAGAACAGGCTGATTGA
- the infB gene encoding translation initiation factor IF-2, with amino-acid sequence MVCPCPGADPDRRIVAAKPRVHEIAAELGVDSKIALDKLKEMGEYVKGPSSSIEPPVARRLKAALEAAGVKPAAAAPSAPKPPVKAAAPRPAAPKPAAAEAPVVVEEPVAEPVVTAPAPLTVAERQAQAEAAAAAAAAAPAAPAEGAAPAAAGAKPGASSIPRPGQPRPGNNPFGSNQGMQRPGAARPGNNPFASNQGMQRPGAPVPGAAPSGTPGIPRPGAPRPGAPRPGGPGQGARPPAFGARPAGAGRPGGAGGARPAGGGFRPGGAPGGAPGTPGSNFGPNRPAGGGGRGRGPGGGTAGAFGRGGGKSKARKSKRTKRAEFELREAPSLGGVSVPRGDGSTVIRLRRGASITDFADKIDTSPGNLVTVLFHLGQMATATESLDEATFGILGDELGFKIDMVSPEDEDRELLSGFDIDLDQELEDEDDEDLEIRPPVVTVMGHVDHGKTRLLDAIRNANVVASEAGGITQHIGAYQVAAEHEGIERKITFIDTPGHEAFTAMRARGAQVTDIAILVVAADDGIMPQTVEALNHAQAAGVPIVVAVNKVDKVGANPAKVRQQLTEFGLVAEEYGGDTMFVDVSALNNIGIDKLLDAVLLTADAGLDMRANPNKDARGVSIEAKLDKGRGAVATVLIQSGTLEVGDPIVSGTAYGRVRAMFDENGNSVEFATPARPVQVLGLTSVPRAGDTFLVTDDDRTARQIAEKREAAERNALLARSRKRISLEDFTKALEDGKVESLNLIIKGDVSGAVEALEESLLKIEVDESVQLRIIHRGVGAVTESDVNLATVDNAIIIGFNVRPDPKARDRASREGVDVRFYSVIYAALEDVENALKGMLKPEFEEVQSGVAEIREIFRSSKFGNVAGVIVRSGTITRNAKARVIREGVVVGDNLAIESLRRFKDDVTEVRTDFEAGIGLGKFNDIQIGDEIETIEMKEKPRV; translated from the coding sequence ATGGTCTGCCCCTGTCCGGGTGCAGACCCAGACAGGAGAATTGTGGCTGCCAAACCACGCGTACACGAAATCGCCGCCGAACTCGGCGTCGACAGCAAGATCGCCCTCGACAAGCTCAAAGAAATGGGCGAATACGTCAAGGGCCCCTCGTCGAGCATTGAGCCCCCCGTAGCGCGTCGCCTCAAGGCGGCGCTCGAAGCAGCCGGCGTCAAGCCGGCCGCAGCGGCCCCCAGTGCCCCCAAGCCCCCCGTCAAGGCCGCGGCTCCGCGTCCGGCGGCGCCCAAGCCCGCAGCGGCCGAGGCACCCGTCGTCGTCGAAGAGCCCGTCGCCGAGCCGGTCGTCACCGCCCCGGCCCCCCTCACGGTGGCCGAGCGCCAGGCCCAGGCCGAGGCGGCAGCAGCCGCCGCAGCCGCGGCCCCCGCCGCACCCGCCGAGGGTGCTGCTCCCGCGGCAGCCGGCGCCAAGCCGGGCGCTTCGAGCATCCCCCGCCCCGGACAGCCCCGCCCGGGTAACAACCCGTTCGGCAGCAACCAGGGCATGCAGCGTCCAGGCGCCGCTCGTCCCGGCAACAACCCCTTCGCCTCAAACCAGGGCATGCAGCGCCCCGGCGCTCCGGTTCCCGGAGCGGCTCCGTCGGGCACGCCCGGCATCCCGCGTCCGGGCGCCCCGCGTCCCGGCGCTCCCCGTCCGGGTGGACCCGGCCAGGGTGCACGCCCGCCGGCATTCGGTGCTCGTCCGGCCGGTGCCGGTCGTCCCGGCGGCGCCGGTGGCGCTCGTCCGGCCGGCGGCGGTTTCCGTCCCGGCGGCGCTCCCGGTGGAGCCCCCGGAACCCCCGGTTCCAACTTCGGTCCCAACCGCCCCGCAGGCGGCGGCGGTCGCGGTCGCGGCCCGGGCGGTGGTACCGCTGGTGCCTTCGGTCGCGGTGGCGGCAAGAGCAAGGCCCGCAAGTCGAAGCGCACGAAGCGCGCCGAGTTCGAGCTTCGCGAAGCCCCGTCGCTCGGTGGCGTCAGTGTCCCCCGCGGCGACGGCTCGACGGTCATCCGTCTTCGTCGTGGCGCGTCGATCACCGACTTCGCCGACAAGATCGACACCAGCCCCGGAAACCTCGTCACCGTGCTGTTCCACCTCGGACAGATGGCTACGGCGACCGAGTCCCTCGACGAGGCGACCTTCGGGATCCTCGGTGACGAACTCGGGTTCAAGATCGACATGGTCTCGCCGGAAGACGAAGACCGCGAGCTGCTGAGCGGCTTCGACATCGACCTCGACCAGGAGCTCGAAGACGAAGACGACGAAGACCTGGAGATCAGGCCCCCCGTCGTCACCGTCATGGGTCACGTCGACCACGGTAAGACCCGCCTCCTCGACGCCATTCGTAATGCGAACGTCGTCGCGAGCGAGGCCGGCGGAATCACGCAGCACATCGGTGCGTACCAGGTCGCCGCCGAGCACGAGGGCATCGAACGCAAGATCACCTTCATCGACACGCCGGGCCACGAGGCGTTCACCGCCATGCGCGCCCGTGGTGCCCAGGTCACCGACATCGCGATCCTCGTGGTCGCGGCTGACGACGGCATCATGCCCCAGACGGTGGAAGCCCTCAACCACGCTCAGGCGGCCGGCGTGCCGATCGTCGTCGCGGTGAACAAGGTCGACAAGGTGGGTGCGAACCCGGCCAAGGTGCGCCAGCAGCTCACCGAGTTCGGTCTCGTCGCGGAAGAGTACGGCGGAGACACGATGTTCGTCGACGTCTCGGCGTTGAACAACATCGGCATCGACAAGCTGCTCGACGCCGTGCTGCTCACCGCAGACGCCGGTCTCGACATGCGTGCCAACCCGAACAAGGATGCCCGTGGTGTCTCGATCGAGGCGAAGCTCGACAAGGGACGTGGTGCGGTCGCGACCGTGCTCATCCAGTCGGGAACGCTCGAGGTCGGAGACCCCATCGTCTCCGGAACGGCCTACGGCCGCGTGCGCGCCATGTTCGACGAGAACGGCAACTCGGTCGAGTTCGCGACGCCGGCCCGCCCCGTGCAGGTGCTCGGACTCACCTCCGTTCCCCGCGCCGGCGACACGTTCCTCGTGACCGACGACGACCGCACGGCCCGCCAGATCGCCGAAAAGCGCGAAGCCGCAGAGCGCAACGCCCTGCTCGCCCGCAGCCGCAAGCGCATCAGCCTCGAGGACTTCACCAAGGCCCTCGAAGACGGCAAGGTCGAATCGCTCAACCTCATCATCAAGGGTGACGTCTCCGGTGCTGTCGAAGCACTCGAAGAGTCGCTGCTCAAGATCGAGGTCGACGAGTCGGTTCAGCTGCGGATCATCCACCGCGGTGTCGGTGCTGTCACCGAGAGCGACGTCAACCTCGCTACCGTCGACAACGCCATCATCATCGGCTTCAACGTGCGCCCCGACCCGAAGGCGCGCGACCGCGCGTCTCGCGAGGGTGTCGACGTGCGCTTCTACTCGGTCATCTACGCGGCTCTCGAAGACGTGGAGAACGCCCTCAAGGGAATGCTCAAGCCGGAGTTCGAAGAGGTTCAGTCGGGTGTCGCGGAAATCCGCGAGATCTTCCGTTCCTCCAAGTTCGGCAACGTCGCGGGTGTCATCGTGCGCTCCGGTACGATCACCCGAAACGCCAAGGCCCGCGTCATCCGCGAGGGAGTCGTCGTCGGCGACAACCTCGCGATCGAGAGCCTGCGTCGTTTCAAGGACGACGTCACCGAGGTTCGTACGGACTTCGAGGCCGGTATCGGTCTCGGCAAGTTCAACGACATCCAGATCGGCGACGAGATCGAGACGATCGAAATGAAGGAAAAGCCGCGGGTCTAG
- the rbfA gene encoding 30S ribosome-binding factor RbfA, translating to MADQARAAKMADRIKVIIAKTLERGVKDPRLGFVTITDVRVTGDLQHASVFYTVYGSDEERADTAAALKSATGMIRSEVGKNITARLTPSIEFIADGIPENAALIESLLNEARSRDAESETLAKTAQYAGDEDPYVKPRPFVGDDEDLAGDDEDDDAAFESGPRP from the coding sequence ATGGCCGATCAGGCTCGCGCCGCCAAGATGGCGGACCGCATCAAGGTAATCATCGCCAAGACCCTCGAGCGCGGCGTCAAAGACCCACGCCTCGGCTTCGTGACCATCACCGACGTGCGTGTCACCGGTGACCTCCAGCACGCCTCGGTGTTCTACACGGTCTACGGCTCCGACGAGGAGCGCGCGGACACCGCAGCGGCCCTCAAGTCGGCCACCGGCATGATCCGCAGCGAAGTCGGGAAGAACATCACCGCCCGCCTCACGCCGAGCATCGAGTTCATCGCCGACGGCATCCCCGAGAACGCCGCGCTCATCGAGAGCCTGTTGAACGAGGCCCGCTCGCGCGACGCCGAGTCCGAGACGCTCGCGAAGACCGCGCAGTACGCCGGTGACGAAGACCCGTACGTCAAGCCGCGCCCGTTCGTCGGCGACGACGAAGACCTGGCCGGCGACGACGAGGACGACGACGCGGCCTTCGAGTCGGGCCCGCGCCCGTAA
- a CDS encoding A/G-specific adenine glycosylase, protein MSIAPAVSDWFVANGRDLPWRRPGFTAWGTLVSEFMLQQTPVVRVVPRLEEWLERWPTPADLAAASPGDAVRAWASLGYPRRALNLHAAAVAITERHGGIVPEDVPSLLALPGIGDYTARAVAVFAYGHRHPVVDVNIRRVLARAVRGVGEPGPASKRDLAEMEAILPESIADARTANAAVMELGAVVCTARSPRCEVCPIADACAWRLAGYPAFEGRRAPVQKKFPGSDRQVRGLILAELRASEVPVTAGEIELVWAIEEQRERALAGLLVDGLVVDVGGAFELPS, encoded by the coding sequence GTGAGCATCGCACCGGCCGTCAGCGACTGGTTCGTAGCCAACGGTCGCGACCTGCCCTGGCGCCGCCCCGGCTTCACCGCGTGGGGCACTCTCGTGAGCGAGTTCATGCTGCAGCAGACGCCCGTCGTGCGCGTCGTCCCGCGGCTCGAGGAGTGGCTCGAACGCTGGCCGACACCGGCCGACCTCGCCGCGGCCTCCCCTGGCGACGCGGTGCGCGCGTGGGCGAGCCTCGGCTACCCGCGCCGTGCCCTGAACCTGCACGCCGCCGCCGTCGCCATCACCGAGCGCCACGGGGGCATAGTGCCCGAAGACGTCCCCTCGCTCCTGGCGTTGCCCGGCATCGGGGACTACACCGCGCGTGCCGTGGCGGTCTTCGCGTACGGCCACCGGCATCCGGTCGTCGACGTGAACATCCGGCGCGTGCTCGCCCGGGCGGTGCGCGGCGTCGGCGAGCCCGGACCCGCGTCGAAACGGGACCTGGCCGAGATGGAGGCGATACTGCCCGAGTCGATTGCGGATGCCCGTACCGCGAACGCGGCCGTCATGGAACTCGGGGCCGTCGTCTGCACGGCGAGGTCGCCTCGTTGCGAGGTGTGTCCGATCGCCGATGCCTGCGCGTGGCGCCTGGCCGGCTACCCGGCGTTCGAGGGACGGCGGGCTCCCGTGCAGAAGAAGTTCCCCGGCAGCGACCGGCAGGTGCGCGGACTCATTCTCGCCGAGCTGCGCGCCAGCGAAGTCCCCGTCACCGCCGGCGAGATCGAACTGGTGTGGGCGATCGAGGAGCAGCGCGAGCGCGCCCTGGCCGGGCTGCTCGTCGACGGCCTCGTGGTCGACGTCGGCGGCGCGTTCGAGCTGCCGAGCTAG
- a CDS encoding uridine kinase, which translates to MTPWQPEKKDVLAALADDILHNYGKGRTVVAVDGIDAAGTSRFADDLAGAMRLKGHAVFRASIEGFHRPRAERFARGRDSAEGAYRDSYDYLTFQRTLIQPFRMGGSTGFVAAAFDVERDAQVEPVWLTGPADALLIVDGSFLNRPELRGLWNYSIWLEAAEEQSGAQALYAAESKPRTAATAIVDNVDAEHPRRRFADSC; encoded by the coding sequence ATGACGCCTTGGCAGCCCGAGAAGAAAGACGTGCTCGCGGCTCTCGCCGACGACATCCTCCACAACTACGGCAAGGGGCGCACCGTCGTCGCCGTCGACGGTATCGACGCCGCCGGCACAAGCCGGTTCGCCGACGATCTCGCCGGCGCGATGCGGCTCAAGGGCCACGCGGTGTTCCGTGCGTCGATCGAGGGCTTCCACCGCCCGCGCGCCGAGCGCTTTGCCCGCGGGCGCGACTCGGCGGAGGGCGCCTATCGCGACTCCTACGACTACCTGACGTTCCAGCGCACGCTGATCCAGCCGTTCCGCATGGGCGGCAGCACCGGCTTCGTCGCGGCGGCCTTCGACGTCGAGCGTGACGCCCAGGTGGAACCGGTCTGGCTCACCGGCCCGGCGGACGCGCTGCTCATCGTCGACGGCAGCTTCCTCAACCGTCCCGAGCTGCGCGGCCTGTGGAACTACTCCATCTGGCTCGAGGCGGCGGAGGAGCAGAGCGGCGCGCAGGCGCTCTACGCCGCCGAGTCGAAGCCGCGCACCGCGGCGACCGCGATCGTCGACAACGTCGACGCCGAGCACCCGCGTCGCCGTTTCGCCGACAGCTGCTAG
- a CDS encoding ketopantoate reductase family protein, with protein sequence MRIAVIGAGAVGGAIAALLAAGGHDVSVTTRGANLEAIRRDGIKLRGEWGDHDVRVTAAERLSPGAELVFVTTKAQDAAAALADNREAIGDAPVVAVQNGLGGVETARAGVPGNPVVGALAMFAASYHSPGRVTITTASQTFVGGDDRDATALVVRVLGAVIPVRRVDDFASAQWTKLVYNQLNALPAVTGLSVQDVIAHRGLRRVLTRSMREAVGVARADGARFVPLGGLSESVLGAFSRAPLWAAEALPRVLRRRLGPTPNPGSTLQSIRRDQPTEIDYLNGAVVTAGERLGVPTPINALIVRLVHEVESSKTFVVPEVVIARVATATETDTEV encoded by the coding sequence ATGCGAATCGCGGTGATCGGGGCTGGCGCCGTGGGTGGCGCCATCGCGGCCCTGCTCGCGGCGGGCGGGCACGACGTGTCGGTCACGACGCGCGGGGCGAATCTCGAGGCGATCCGGCGCGACGGCATCAAACTGCGCGGCGAGTGGGGCGACCACGACGTGCGCGTGACCGCGGCCGAGCGGCTGTCGCCCGGAGCCGAACTCGTGTTCGTCACGACCAAGGCTCAGGATGCCGCGGCGGCCCTCGCCGACAACCGTGAGGCCATCGGCGACGCCCCCGTCGTCGCCGTGCAGAACGGTCTCGGCGGGGTCGAGACCGCGCGTGCCGGGGTCCCTGGCAACCCCGTCGTCGGAGCGCTCGCGATGTTCGCCGCCAGTTACCACTCCCCCGGCCGGGTGACCATAACCACCGCCAGCCAGACTTTCGTCGGCGGCGACGACCGCGATGCCACGGCGCTCGTCGTGCGCGTGCTCGGCGCGGTGATACCCGTCAGACGCGTCGACGACTTCGCCTCGGCGCAGTGGACCAAGCTCGTGTACAACCAGCTGAACGCGCTGCCGGCCGTGACCGGACTGAGTGTGCAAGACGTCATCGCGCACCGCGGCCTGCGCCGGGTCCTCACCCGCAGTATGCGCGAGGCGGTGGGCGTGGCCCGGGCCGACGGCGCGCGCTTCGTGCCCTTGGGCGGGCTGAGCGAGTCCGTGCTCGGCGCCTTCTCGCGGGCGCCCCTATGGGCTGCTGAAGCGCTGCCGCGCGTGTTGCGCCGCCGGCTGGGTCCGACACCGAACCCCGGCTCGACGCTGCAGAGCATCCGCCGCGACCAGCCGACCGAGATCGACTACCTCAACGGCGCCGTCGTCACCGCGGGCGAACGCCTGGGCGTGCCCACACCGATCAACGCGCTCATCGTGCGGCTCGTGCACGAGGTGGAGTCGAGCAAGACCTTCGTGGTGCCCGAGGTCGTCATCGCCAGGGTCGCAACAGCCACCGAGACCGACACCGAGGTCTAG
- the truB gene encoding tRNA pseudouridine(55) synthase TruB codes for MKPPTNPASGILLVDKPQGITSHDVVARTRKLAGTRKIGHAGTLDPMATGLLVLGMNSSTRLLTFMVGLGKEYSATIRLGQSSDTDDAEGTLGEAVDASAIGDDQIAAGIARLTGEISQVPSSFSAIKVDGKRAYALARAGEDVELKSRTVTISAFEVLATRRSAPFIDLDVRVECSSGTYIRALARDLGDALGVGGHLTALRRSRVGPFDVADAATLETLVVNDRLLSPASVATALFPSHTLDGQDVIDLVHGKRLTVEGLESTAGPIAGLGPDGRLVGLLEVRGSTVRAIVNFPTDEVLE; via the coding sequence ATGAAGCCGCCCACCAATCCGGCCAGCGGCATCCTGCTCGTCGACAAGCCGCAGGGCATCACGAGCCACGACGTCGTCGCCCGCACCCGCAAGCTCGCCGGCACCCGCAAGATCGGCCACGCCGGCACACTCGATCCGATGGCCACCGGCCTCCTCGTGCTCGGCATGAACAGCTCGACGCGGCTGCTCACCTTCATGGTGGGCCTCGGCAAGGAATACTCCGCCACGATCCGCCTCGGCCAGTCGAGCGATACGGATGACGCGGAGGGCACCCTCGGCGAAGCGGTCGACGCCTCGGCGATCGGAGACGACCAGATCGCCGCCGGTATCGCGCGGCTGACGGGCGAGATCTCCCAGGTGCCGAGCAGCTTCAGCGCGATCAAGGTGGACGGCAAGCGCGCCTACGCGCTGGCCCGCGCCGGCGAGGATGTCGAGCTGAAGTCGCGCACCGTCACCATTTCGGCCTTCGAGGTACTCGCCACCCGCAGATCCGCGCCGTTCATCGACCTCGACGTGCGCGTCGAGTGCTCTAGCGGCACCTACATCCGCGCCCTCGCCCGCGACCTGGGTGACGCGCTCGGTGTCGGCGGCCACCTCACCGCCCTGCGTCGCAGCCGGGTGGGCCCGTTCGACGTCGCCGACGCGGCGACCCTCGAGACCCTCGTGGTGAACGACCGCCTGCTGAGCCCCGCGTCGGTCGCCACCGCGCTCTTCCCCTCGCACACCCTCGACGGGCAGGACGTCATCGACCTCGTGCACGGCAAACGGCTCACCGTCGAGGGCCTCGAGAGCACCGCGGGTCCGATCGCGGGTCTCGGCCCCGACGGCCGTCTGGTCGGACTGCTCGAGGTGAGGGGTTCCACCGTGCGGGCCATCGTGAACTTCCCCACCGACGAGGTGCTCGAATGA
- a CDS encoding bifunctional riboflavin kinase/FAD synthetase, whose translation MRFFQSLGEVPAGFGPSAVAIGKFDGVHAGHRRVISELRDVAARDSLQATIVTFDRHPLALLNPGSCPPPLVSNAQKVELLARAGVDATVMLAFDRAFSEQSPLEFVERILVDALHAKVVMVGADFRFGNRGSGTVDTLREFGQRFGFAVHVIDDVVEPESDSHNSRRASSTWIRELLAAGRVAEAALVLGHEPTVRGEVVMGAQRGRALGFPTANLSPRSEGFIPGDGVYAAWFTADGVRYGAAVSIGNNPTFDGVPEKQVEAHVLDETIDLYGKIVEVAFVEYIRGQVKYSTIEALIEQIADDETKVRAILGYPEKASTA comes from the coding sequence GTGCGGTTCTTCCAGTCGCTCGGCGAGGTTCCCGCCGGGTTCGGTCCGAGTGCCGTCGCGATCGGCAAGTTCGACGGCGTGCACGCCGGCCACCGCCGGGTCATCTCCGAGCTGCGCGACGTGGCCGCGCGCGACTCGCTGCAGGCGACCATCGTGACGTTCGACAGGCATCCGCTCGCCCTCTTGAATCCGGGATCCTGCCCGCCTCCCCTCGTCAGCAACGCACAGAAGGTCGAGTTGCTCGCGCGAGCGGGGGTGGATGCCACGGTGATGCTGGCCTTCGACCGGGCGTTCAGCGAGCAGTCGCCGCTCGAATTCGTGGAGCGCATCCTCGTCGACGCACTGCACGCCAAGGTCGTTATGGTGGGGGCCGACTTCCGCTTCGGCAACCGGGGCAGCGGCACCGTCGACACCCTGCGCGAGTTCGGCCAGCGCTTCGGCTTCGCCGTGCACGTGATCGACGACGTCGTCGAGCCCGAGTCCGACTCGCACAATTCGCGCCGCGCGTCGTCCACCTGGATCCGGGAGCTGCTCGCCGCCGGCCGGGTCGCCGAGGCGGCACTCGTACTCGGACACGAGCCGACGGTGCGCGGGGAGGTGGTCATGGGCGCCCAGCGCGGTCGCGCCCTCGGCTTTCCGACGGCGAACCTGTCGCCGCGCAGCGAGGGCTTCATCCCCGGCGACGGCGTCTACGCGGCCTGGTTCACGGCCGACGGCGTGCGTTACGGCGCGGCCGTCTCGATCGGCAACAACCCCACCTTCGACGGCGTGCCAGAGAAGCAGGTCGAGGCGCACGTGCTCGACGAGACGATCGACCTCTACGGCAAGATCGTCGAGGTGGCGTTCGTCGAGTACATCCGCGGGCAGGTGAAGTACTCGACCATCGAGGCCCTCATCGAGCAGATCGCCGACGACGAAACCAAGGTGCGGGCGATCCTCGGCTATCCGGAGAAGGCTTCGACAGCCTAG
- a CDS encoding MFS transporter yields MPSPTRLPLWAGRTLALVGILLVALSLRSAVAAISPIIDEIDVDIPLSSVAIGLIGMLPPIFFAVSGFIGPFVSRRLGLEGAIVVAIGLMVVGHILRAASGSFAVLLIGSAVALLGIGVCNVLLPPVVKRYFPDRIGFITSTYATLMAVSTALPSVLAVPVSEALGWRFSLGIWAAVAGTAIVPWIMLLVRHRRDRAAALLDETTEPEIPDAALEGRLWRSPVAVAIAITFSVSTISAYSAFAWLPQILVDLVGVSPAASGNLLALYAIAGLPASIVAPILVSRLRSPAWLIVLGVFFFVAGYLGLLLVPETLTALWVVLAGAGPILFPICLVLINKRTRTHTGAVALSGFAQGIGYTIGAFGPLLVGVLHDATGGWTVPLTFLLVLSLVGIYGAVVLSRPGMVEDQLKR; encoded by the coding sequence ATGCCCTCTCCCACCCGCCTCCCACTCTGGGCGGGTCGGACCCTCGCTCTCGTCGGTATCCTCCTCGTCGCCCTCAGCCTGCGCTCCGCCGTCGCGGCGATCTCGCCGATCATCGACGAGATCGACGTCGACATCCCGCTCTCGAGCGTGGCCATCGGGCTCATCGGCATGCTGCCGCCGATCTTCTTCGCGGTATCCGGCTTCATCGGTCCGTTCGTCTCGCGTCGCCTCGGCCTCGAGGGCGCGATCGTGGTCGCGATCGGGCTCATGGTCGTCGGCCACATTCTGCGAGCCGCATCCGGTTCTTTCGCCGTCCTCCTGATCGGCAGTGCCGTCGCCCTGCTCGGCATCGGCGTCTGCAATGTGCTGCTGCCGCCCGTGGTCAAGCGTTACTTCCCCGACCGCATCGGCTTCATCACGTCGACCTACGCGACCCTGATGGCGGTCAGCACCGCCCTGCCGTCGGTGCTCGCCGTCCCGGTGAGCGAGGCGCTCGGTTGGCGCTTCTCGCTCGGGATCTGGGCGGCGGTGGCCGGCACCGCGATCGTGCCCTGGATCATGCTGCTCGTGCGTCATCGTCGCGACCGCGCGGCGGCCCTGCTCGACGAGACGACGGAACCCGAGATTCCGGATGCGGCCCTCGAGGGCCGGCTCTGGCGTTCGCCCGTCGCGGTGGCCATCGCGATCACGTTCTCCGTCTCGACGATCAGCGCCTACTCGGCCTTCGCCTGGCTGCCGCAGATCCTCGTCGACCTCGTGGGTGTCAGCCCGGCCGCGAGCGGCAACCTGCTCGCGCTCTACGCCATCGCGGGGCTGCCGGCCTCGATCGTCGCGCCCATCCTGGTCAGCCGCCTGCGCAGCCCGGCGTGGCTCATCGTGCTCGGCGTGTTCTTCTTCGTCGCCGGCTACCTCGGCCTGCTGCTGGTGCCGGAGACCCTCACCGCGCTGTGGGTGGTGCTCGCCGGCGCGGGCCCCATCCTGTTCCCGATCTGCCTCGTGCTGATCAACAAGCGCACCCGCACGCACACGGGTGCGGTCGCGCTCAGCGGTTTCGCCCAGGGCATCGGCTACACGATCGGCGCCTTCGGCCCGCTGCTCGTCGGGGTGCTGCACGACGCGACCGGGGGCTGGACCGTGCCGCTGACGTTCCTTCTCGTGCTGTCGCTCGTCGGCATCTACGGCGCCGTCGTGCTGTCGCGGCCCGGCATGGTCGAGGACCAGCTGAAGCGCTGA